CCAGCAGGCGGCTTCCCGCGCAGCACACGTGACCCTGGTTGAAGAAGATCCCGTTCACGATGCCTTCGATGGCCTGATCGATGGGGGCGTCGTCGAACACGATGTTCGCGGCCTTGCCGCCGAGCTCCAGCGTCAGCTTCTTGTGAGTGCCCGCCACGGCCCGTGCGATGTCGCGGCCGACACCGGTCGAACCGGTGAAGGCCACCTTGTCCACATCCGGGTGGCGGACGAGAGTGGAGCCGGTGGCACCGGCACCCGTCACGATGTTCACGACACCGGCCGGAAGGTCGGCCTGCTGAAGGATCTCCGCGAAGATCAGCGCCGTGAGCGGCGTGGTCTCCGCAGGCTTGAGCACGACCGTGTTGCCGGCGGCGAGTGCAGGCGCGATCTTCCAGGCGAGCATCAACAGCGGGAAGTTCCACGGGATGATCTGCCCGGCGACGCCGAGAGCGCGGGGGTTCGCGCCGAGTCCGGCGTGATCGAGCTTGTCCGCCCAGCCCGCGTAGTAGAAGAACCACGAGGCGACCAGCGGCACGTCGACGTCGCGACTCTCCTTGATCGGCTTGCCGTTGTCGAGGCTCTCGGCGACGGCGAGCTCGCGGGCGCGCTCCTGCACGAGGCGCGCGATGCGGAAGAGGTACTTGCCGCGATCACGGCCGCTCATCTTCGACCAGGTCTTCTCGTAGGCGCGACGAGCGGCGGCGACCGCGCGGTCGACATCCTCGTCACTGGCCGAGGCGATCTCGGCGATGTGCTTCTCCGTCGCCGGCGAGATGGTGTGGAACGGGGTACCCGAGCCGTCGACGAACTCGCCGTCGATGAACAGGCCGTAGCTGTCCTTGAGGTTCAGGATCGCGGTGGACTCCGGTGCGGGAGCGTATTCCAGAAATGACATGTTCGTCTTCCCGTCAGTCGATCGTGACGTAGTCGGGGCCCGAGTAGTGGCCGGAGCTGAGCTTCTGACGCTGCAGGAGCACATCGTTGAGGAGGCTGGATGCGCCGAAGCGGAAGAGGTGCGGCTGGAGCCACTCCTCGCCCACGGTCTCGGCGACGGTCACGAGATACTTCACCGCGTCCTTCGAGGAACGGATGCCACCGGCCGGCTTCACGCCGATCTTCTCTCCGGTGCCGCGGTGCCAGTCGCGCACGG
The DNA window shown above is from Microbacterium maritypicum and carries:
- a CDS encoding aldehyde dehydrogenase family protein; this translates as MSFLEYAPAPESTAILNLKDSYGLFIDGEFVDGSGTPFHTISPATEKHIAEIASASDEDVDRAVAAARRAYEKTWSKMSGRDRGKYLFRIARLVQERARELAVAESLDNGKPIKESRDVDVPLVASWFFYYAGWADKLDHAGLGANPRALGVAGQIIPWNFPLLMLAWKIAPALAAGNTVVLKPAETTPLTALIFAEILQQADLPAGVVNIVTGAGATGSTLVRHPDVDKVAFTGSTGVGRDIARAVAGTHKKLTLELGGKAANIVFDDAPIDQAIEGIVNGIFFNQGHVCCAGSRLLVQESIHDEVVDRLKTRLSTLRLGDPLDKNTDIGAINSAAQLARIRELSDIGEAEGAERWSADCAIPEQGFWFAPTIFTGVEASHRIARDEVFGPVLSVLTFRTPAEAIAKANNTPYGLSAGIWSDKGSRILAVADRLRAGVIWANTFNRFDPSSPFGGYKESGFGREGGRQGLTAYLKGAAA